The DNA segment CACCCACTTCTACTACTCCCACTGTCCCCACCACTGTCCCCACCACTGTCCCCACCACCATCCACACCACTGTCCACACCACTGTCCACACTGAATTAGAAGCTTCACAAGTTAAATGCTGGTTTGAGAGGTAAATGCTCCACCTTTATTTCCTGCCTCCAAACCCTGAGACTGCAGCCTCCTTCTGCAAGGGAGGGGGTTTATGTCACATATTTAATGTCCTGGGGGTTTAAAAAGTTCATTGCAGTTTCCTAGTCTGTGCACTAGTGATGCTTAAGGCAAATATGCACCTTTTCATCTCATACTGCTTGGGATAAATGTGTTAACACTCCATAAAGTTTGGTGAATTTGAGCACTGCTGATGCTCCAACACCTCTGTTAAAACTGGGGCTTCTGACACGATTTTCTGTGTATGAACAGTCGTGAAATACTGTACATGTCACTGGCCTTCATCTCTGGCATCCTCCTGACTGTCCTGGTTTTTGCCATCATCTACCTCTCCAGAAAAAGTAAGTAGCACAGAGGAGGGAGTAACAGCAGAGTGGTGATAACTACAGAAGTTactttgaaattttaaaattgtgtctGCCTGGAGTAACTCCTGCGTTGATGAACAGGTCACCCCTGCCAATAACTCCTCAGGGGCTGTTTTCGTGGGAGAATTAACTTGACCACTGATGAGCTGGGGAGGTTTTTGTTGCTCGTGGGTTTTTCTCATCCCAACCCTGGCCACACTAAATTCTCAGTCCCTTTCATCCTGGCCACTTCCAGCAGGTGGGCAGGGACTTGGCAGCCCAAAATGCCCACTTTGCAGGGCAGGTCTGTGACAGATTTTACAGGTTGTGTGTCTGTCACCCACCACCGAGCCCCTCCAAACCCAGTGCAGACAGCTGAGGCTGAcatccctctccttcccagatTGCAAGAAATCCCACCAAAATTTCCAAGGGGAAGTTTGCTTCCAGCAAACAGCACCTGGAGAATGTGCCAGGAACACCCAGGTAAAGGTCACAACTGTTATTTCTAACCTTTAATGCAGAGACTTCACGTTCTTGACAGGGTGGTGAATATTAatttgggggtgggagggagaaaagTCACTTGCTTGAGAGACTTGAGTGTTAGTCAGGAGTTCTTTTGACTAAGGAAAAGGGCTTACTTTGGGCATCCAAGGCTTCAGCCTGTGTTTATAGAAGTATAGGGATGTACTGAGGAGGTCCCTGGGCACTAGGAGGAAAAATACAGAGCTGAAACACCATATTATACTCTCCATGTATTTCAAGGGTTTAACTAAACCTCTGATTAGGCAGCTTAGGAGAAATCTTTTTAAAAGGCAAGGATTTCTGCAGTTTGCCTTTGTGATATTAATTCTTTGGTAAATTTGAGACTGACTAACCACTGGCACAAACCAGCCTAGTGTATATTAATTCCCCATGTGTAAGGACAGACTGTTTGTGGTGTGTGGTGTTGAGGACAAACTAAAAGTGGTAAATTCCTGCTGACAGGCAGTGCTTAAACACTGTAATGTTTGTGGCTTCTCTCCCATCCTCAGAACGAGGTTACCTACAGCACTCTGGTCTTCCAGCAGAATCAGACACCACTGGCTGTGTGATGATGAAGttccaagagaaataaaaatggttttttccactttctgaACATCAAAAGCCACCAGAACATTCCACCAAGGCCTGCAGTGCCCTGAGGGTGCCAGCACTGCCATCTGTAACATCAGCTCTTTTTATAGTCACAAGGGGAAATGCAGGTCTCCCGTTCCAAACCGATTGCCAAAGGATGTGGGCAAATTGAAGGtgccttggtttttttttttaatacagtatttcCTCTTCTGTAGAAATCTCCCTGCACTTGTAAAGTTTCCATTACTGAGCTACCAAAGAGAACTGCATCTATCCACGTCTGGGCCCTTGTGTTTCCCTTTTCTGTCACCAGCCATGGCACTTGGCATATTTTTTTGATTGCCAAGTGCTCTGATTagttattttctgttattgAGGTGATgataatgaaatatttgtgtGCAAATGCTGCTTCCTGATCGGGTCCCATAAAAGCAATGCACCATCACAGCGTGACAGCCAAAATTTCTCATTCACGTGTTATTACCCACAATGTTCTAAACACGttgcaaagagggaaaaatcaTCCCTTCATCGTCAGCTGGGGAATAAATTACCACGAGTGACTCTGAGCAGCCACAGAGAAGCTCCTCTGCACGTTCCCCCGGATGGGAGGTTTGTCGTCCCGGGGAGTTCGGGGATCTCCAACTGCTCAAGGCTGAATGGGAGGGATGTTTCCTGCTGGCTCAGCCCTCGGGGCCTCAGAAACCTCCTTGTTTGCGGTCACCAGAGAGTGCCAGACTCTTGCAGGtacttctgttttctgagaACGCTGATATTTGCATGCGTGCTGttcaaacactcctccagcgGGATCTCCGGGGCAGGACAAGAGCCCTACAAACTCCTGTGAGCTGCGGCCGAAACATCTGAGAGGCTTCAGAGGAGCGATGCTGGATGTGCCACCTGATGGCAGCACCAAGCCGTGCCTGGGCTGGGTTTAATTCCGCTTAAACGCGGGGCTCTGGTGCCTTTCCAGCCCCgctcagcagagcaggggctcCACCTCTGCCACCCTCGGTGGGTTGTCCTGTCTCCTCCTCCCGGCAGCTGCTGGAGGTCCAAGGGACCACCACGTGAAAAAGTGTGGCTAAACACTTCTATGTTCTGAAATCTGGTGTGTGGGTCAGGCCACAGACTGTTCCACAGTACAGCCCATggtctttgctttgctgttaTCTGCTCTCATCTCAGTCGTGGCAGTTTCTTCAAGTTCtatttaagagagaaaaataccATATTACTCCTTAGTATTTTTTGCTGTGAAGAGATTCATAAGGGATGAGTGTGGTTTGTGCACagtgttttttaatttagtttaatttttgtttaaaattaataacaGAGAGAAATAAGGTCTGAAGATTTACCTGGCTTGAACAAAGGTTACTCCCCCACACCAATaagttagaaaaacaaagggagGTGGCTCACCACAGGCTTCCCCCTCCTCGAGCCCAGCTCGGGGGTGTTGGGTTTTCATGCAGGTGTTTCCTCACTGAGACTCAGCACAACCATTCCATGTCCACTGTGAAACGCTGCcaaccccagcacagcccttgtGGGTGTGTACCTGGGGGGCTGAGTGTGGCACAGCCCTTGGAGGTGACACAGAACCTCTTTGttgtgtggctgctgctgagccccaAACTCATCCCAGAgcatctctctgtctctccctttcCTGTGCCAAGAGCTCTGTAGGGTCATACACAGCTTGTAATGGCAGCCACCAGCAAACTCTTAAATAAAATTCCTGTAGCTCCAGGAACTTGTGACAAGTGCATCTGCTAATCAGAACAGAGGATTCTGTGTCCTCTGTTTCTGGCTCTCCCATTTTCACTGTTTCAGGAGGTTTCTGCTCAAAGTGTTTGCACTTTTCTCTCCCTCAGGACAAGCTTTCACAGCaggaatgtgtctgagtgtgtctgtgtccaGCATAAATTGTCCAGCTCTAGGAGGGTGAGTGGAAACAGCTCATGGGGTAAATGGTGCTGTGAAGGAtgcagggacagcagtgccTGTGATATTCCCTGGCATTTTGGAGCTGACATCTGGTTGCAACGTCAGAAGggagagcagggccagggagcttGTTCTCAGAAGGCAGGATGACTTCCCCTGCTCTCAGTCCCCTCTCTGTTCTTCCTCCCAATCCTTGTACCTTGTTCCCTTGGAGTTTGGCAGGCAGCCTGCCAGGAATTTGGTGCAGTGTTGCTCCCTCTTTCCTCAGTTCACCAGAAACACATCAGCAAAGTCCCCCCCGTGCATTGTTCTCACCAATAATTTCCTGCTCGTGAGGTGGGAcctgtttttctgctgaaagcaaTCGGTTCCATCACTGATCATTAGAGATCATGCACCAAACTCTGATGTACTTGTGCAGTGCCTTCCTTTGGCTTGTTTATCTATCGAGTTGAACTGTGTAAGGAGGCAGAGCTTTGGCTGGGACAAGGGTTGCATCAGATAAGAAATGAGATGTCTGGTCTCAGCTAAAGGAGCAGATGCCAACACTCTCTAAGATAAGTAACAGGATGATGCACTCCCTTTTCTGCTTTATCTGGATTATTATTTAAAGATGGACAAGAAAGTAGCCTGGCCTTTAATGACCTATTTTCAGTTTGACCCATGTTCCTTAAAAGGGGGCTGTGTCAGCTGTGGTGTAATAATTAGTGCTATTTTCGTGCCATCCTAGGCAACTACAACTCTGCAGGCTGGTTTGTTTTGATTGTTAGGGGAGGATTCAGCAGGTTGAATCAATGTAAAATCCATCTAatagttattattattattcatgaCAATGTGACAACCCTGGCTGCAGCACAAGTTGACCAGACTCAAGTTTTAGTCTAAATGGACAGAGAAGACAAAAGATGTGAAAACAGTGAGGTTGTGAGCTGCTGGATTACAAACAGCAAGGAACACATTTAGCCTGTTTTTCAGTCAATTCTTCCAACCCTTAtgttaaaaaagaacaaaaaacccctcgACACTAGACAGtatttccttctgtgttttgGACTGATATAATACAAAGACATATATTCACATACAGCTTTAGGGTAACCTTCAGATCTACATGTTGCTTCATTTTCCCATGAGTTCCTTAGCAAAGCCAAGTGGTTTATCAGTTGCCTGGTCTATACAGACTTAATTTATGATGGTGGGTCTGTTGTTTGCTCTGTAAGAGCCGGGTCTGGGTTTTTGCACAGGATATAGGTCCTTAAAATCAAAAGGTACGTGCTTTTGAACTTCTTTATCTTGCAGGCGTAGACAATGGGGTTCATGGCAGAATTGGCGTGGGATAACAGGATTCCTAAGTACATCCAAAACTGGGGGATCTGAGTCTCAGGGTAAAAATAGGAAATGCAGTTTATGATGCACAGAGGCAGCCAGGATATTGCAAACAGGAAGAGAACGAGCGCAAGAGACTTGGCCATCCTGAACTCCTGCCCATAAAAAGCTCCAGCCCCTCTCACGCTGCTTGTGCCTTGACTCAGCTTTGTCCTGATGATGTGGAAGATTTCAGCATACAGGGCACACATGATGAGCAGGGGGACAAGGATCCACGTGAAGAAGCCAAAATACACCATGTAATCCATGCTCATCACGGACATGAAGCGGCACCGGGGGAAGTTGGAGTCTCTTGACTTGTTCCAGCCAAACATGGGGACAAGTGCaaccagcagggacagagcccagcacagccccagtgcccaccaAACTCTTCTCTCTGTAGTGATTCTTTTATacctgtgggggaagaaaacCCAGGCTGTGTTAAACGGGAGGGTTTAAAATAGTAAAGGATGGTTTCAAGCACTCACACCTTCAGATACTAAAGTTTCATCATCAGAAAATGGAGCAttagttttttgttgttttttttttttctttaggggGTGAAAACAAACCTTATCTTGCAACAAGACCCAACCCTACATTTGTAACAGTTACATTGCAGCATCAGTAAGAATTGTGCTTAACTTCCCCTGTTTATAACTGGATGTTTTCATCCatattatttattgtttaaCTATGATTTTAGTGCTTCTCTTGCCAAGATACTGCTTTGCTGCCATTAGCAATTCCATCTTATTTCTCACCTTCTTTGGGTGTACCTTagtctttattttgcttttcaatttCATATGCCCTTTCCCTTGAAATGATGATTTCTTTGCTGCTTGAGGTTATGCTTTGCATTTTTAGTTTATGTGCTTTTCCACTCAAATATAAAGGGTGAATGACCTAAGTTAACCCTTAGTGTGTTTGTTActacttctgtgttttcagcaAACACTAAACAGAGTTTTATTTACAAGACCTGCCTCAGAAACCCTAATAATAACTATTAGATGGATTTTACATTGATTCAGCCTGCTGAATCCTTCCATGACAATCAAAACAAACCAGCCTGCAGAGTTGTAGTTGCCTAGGATGGCACGAAAATGGCACTAATTATTACACCACAGGTGACATAATAATTTGTGGTGTAATAATTTTTAAGGAGCATTAAAGGCCAGGCTACTTTCTTGTCCATCTTTAACTAATAAAAGCAGTCCAGATAAAGCAGAAAAGGGAGTGGCATCATCCTGTTACTCCTCTCAGAGAGCGTGGAGGTGCAGCACTCACCTGGTGGGCAGCTTCACTCGCAGGTACCTGTCGATGGCGATGGCCAGGAGGGAGAGGATGGAGGCGTTGGTGAAAACCACCATGAGGCAGCACATGAAGAGGCAGGTGTAGAAGTGCAGGGGGATGCCCAGGCTCACCACGACGGCCAGGggcaccaccagcacccccacGGCGATGTCGGCCAGCGCCAGCGACGCGATGAAGTGCAGGGTGGTGTTCTGGAAGGCCGAGCTCAGCCTCACCACCCAGATCACCAGGACGTTGCCCAGAGTGGCAAACAAAGCCACCAAGCACTCAGTGCCGATGTAAATGCCATCCAGGCTGCTCAGTGCCAGGCTGTTGTTTGGCATGATGGTGCTCCCACCCTGGCCTGAGCTGCGGGAGGAGACCCGGGCATCGAGAACCCTGCGTGGGATTTGTCTTCAGTGGCTGCTGCTCAGTCGTTCCAGTGACTTCAAGGTGCAAACTTCTTTCAGTATCTCGCGTCCTCCGTGCTCAGGCAGCAAAATCAGGTGTTGCCTTCCCACAGAGCTGCAAACTCCTCAGCACTGAGGGGCTGTtcccctctctggagacatctCCTGAAGCTCACAGCTTCCCTTCAGCAGCATCGTGGCAGTGAAGTGCTCTGGAAGGctgttttgaaggaaaaaaatggaaaagcttCCACACTCCTGCTTACCAGCAACTCATAAATAAAGGCTTTAACTGCTTCCTCTTTCAAACCACAGTTTTACAAGTCCGAGAACTCAACCCCAGTTGATGTGCAAAGCTGCCACTTATCACTGGAGATAATCACTCTGCAGTCACTGTGGCAAATGAGGCAGCTCAgaggatgttgaagagcacagcaCTAAATTCCAACACCCAATTTAATCCAGGTTGCACCATTCCAGTTAAGGCCCTGAGGTGGCTGAAGAACACTTTTTACTTGGGCCTTTCTCAGCCTGACAAGAACACCCGTAGCACGGGTGATGTTTTCAGTGAGAGCCCCCCTTTTTGCTGGAAATGGGTATGACAGCCAAGCTTGTCATGTTCAGAGGGGGCCATATTTTCCTGTGCCTGGTTTGTGGAAGATGGAAAAAGTGAGGGAAGGTGTGGGAAGTGATGGGAAGTAGCAGGGAGAGGGTGTGAAAGCTGAGATGTGCGGGGAGCCCGGCAGTTGTGATGCCCCACTCCTCTCAACGTGGGTCTGCAGTGAAAGAGCTGCTCCCATCCCAGATGGAACTGAGGAGAGAGGCAAACAGGAGCTCCCTGACATGAGCTGTAGAGTGACATGGCTCTTGGGCAGGTAGGAATGCTCCTTCTCCAGGGATGAGCAAGGAGCAAGGAAATGATTAGGAGGATGGTGCCTCGTTAGCATAATGAATCCTGAAGCGACCAGGGGTGGTACTTGGTTTCCCAGACACTGAGTCCTCCACTGCCACCCAACTTTCTGGAAACACTGAGGATGGGGAAGTGAAATCAGTCTGAGAGCAGACAGAGCCAGAAATAAATGAGACTTCTTTCTTCCCTGCTATCCAAAGAGTTGGACAAATTCAGATTCCTTGAAATCAACTTGAGCGCTTCTTGCTCCCTGACTGGAGGGTGTTTTGGTGGAATAACTGCTGGGAACATGGACAGTCCCAGCCTGCAACTGAACTTGGCTGTGCTGGCAAAAATCAGATTGAGGAACTTAATTTAAGGGAGATGAGGTTTCTAGAAGACAGAATTCAGCACAGTATTTCTTAATTTTGGACATAAACAGCCTCTGATATCCAAAATGTCAGTGGGCAGCCTGGATCAGATCTGTATCATGACAACCTGTGACTGTGGTGCCTGAGGAACTGGTTGGGTGGTGACATCCAGATGGCTCAGTGTCCTGGTGGACATCAGGGACAAGTgctgtccctcaggggtctgtaCTGAGACCAGTGTCATTTAATGCCTTCATTGATGGCAGACAAAGGGATCGAgtgctggacaggggagagaaaatataaggaAAGCCTTGTGGGTTAAAgtaaggacagggagaggccTTTGCCAGGATGGGCAAAACTTGTGGAAAAATTAATTACCAATCAGATCAGAGTAGGATAACGAGAAATCAAACCAAactggctgctggcagcagagtgTTCACCATCTGAGGATGCTCTGACTGGGCTCGACGGGGCAGCAGCACCCACTGGTGGAAAGGTGCTTTGGGATGGGAGGAATCGAGTGGCTTCTGGGCGAGGTGGTGTTTGGACCAGCCCGTGAGGTTCCACAGCCCTGGATCTgcccctcccttttccttcccaggcAGGTGCTTTCCCATGGGGACACTGCCTCTGAGGGAGGTGCCACCaaacccagcagagctgcaccccctggctggggctgaaCTGGGCTGTTTCCACCCAGCACCCCCTGTTCCTGTTCCCACAGGTTCCTGCTGGGGACAGCACAAGGTGCACTGATATTCTTCAGATGTTTCCTCCACCAGGCAGCATCTGTTTCCTGTCCTAAATATGACAGAACCAGGGTGCTGGGCGGCTGTGACTCCTCTGTCACCAGAGCAGGATGAGCCTGTGTCCttctcctgtccctgccccacatGAGCACGGCTttccctcagccctggggtgctgtgggtgctgcatcctccttccctgggcactgagctcttctcccactgccttcctgcagccccactctCAGGAAACACTGGGCTGGAGGTTTTTACAGCTTGCAAAGTGTTTAAACACTCCCTGCACAGAGGAGCCAAAT comes from the Pseudopipra pipra isolate bDixPip1 chromosome 25, bDixPip1.hap1, whole genome shotgun sequence genome and includes:
- the ADORA3 gene encoding adenosine receptor A3, producing the protein MPNNSLALSSLDGIYIGTECLVALFATLGNVLVIWVVRLSSAFQNTTLHFIASLALADIAVGVLVVPLAVVVSLGIPLHFYTCLFMCCLMVVFTNASILSLLAIAIDRYLRVKLPTRYKRITTERRVWWALGLCWALSLLVALVPMFGWNKSRDSNFPRCRFMSVMSMDYMVYFGFFTWILVPLLIMCALYAEIFHIIRTKLSQGTSSVRGAGAFYGQEFRMAKSLALVLFLFAISWLPLCIINCISYFYPETQIPQFWMYLGILLSHANSAMNPIVYACKIKKFKSTYLLILRTYILCKNPDPALTEQTTDPPS